A DNA window from Mucilaginibacter xinganensis contains the following coding sequences:
- the cdaA gene encoding diadenylate cyclase CdaA, whose amino-acid sequence MQAFDFGLLKITPFSVLDILLLAIIIYQLYNLIRGTIAANIFIGLTLIYILYFIVPEEKMPLLAGILKKVADVGIIAVIVLFQQEIRRFLLLVGKNASLQRNKAWWQYFFGKAQIEKDNYARIKPIIDACKSLKQTRTGALIVFAKYYDEQFYQNSCEVIEAKISKRLLESIFQKNSPLHDGAVVIAENKIKSASCILPLTEKTDLPTQFGLRHRAGIGVTEANDATAIIVSEETGEISYAKQGRVKMNISFAELEKLLNKDF is encoded by the coding sequence ATGCAAGCGTTTGATTTCGGCCTTTTAAAAATTACTCCTTTTTCTGTACTGGATATTTTATTGCTGGCCATTATTATATACCAGCTATATAACCTTATAAGGGGAACCATCGCTGCTAATATATTTATAGGGCTTACCCTGATCTATATTCTTTACTTCATTGTTCCGGAAGAAAAGATGCCGCTACTCGCCGGGATCCTTAAAAAGGTGGCCGATGTAGGTATTATAGCGGTTATAGTTTTATTTCAGCAGGAGATCAGGCGGTTTTTGCTGCTGGTAGGTAAAAATGCTTCGTTACAGCGTAACAAGGCATGGTGGCAGTACTTTTTTGGTAAGGCACAAATTGAAAAGGATAACTACGCCCGCATAAAGCCAATAATTGATGCCTGTAAAAGCCTTAAGCAAACCCGTACCGGCGCCCTGATTGTTTTTGCAAAATATTACGACGAACAGTTTTACCAGAATAGTTGTGAAGTAATTGAGGCTAAGATCTCGAAACGTTTGCTGGAGAGTATCTTTCAAAAGAACAGTCCGCTGCATGATGGTGCAGTAGTTATTGCCGAGAATAAAATAAAATCGGCCAGCTGCATATTACCACTTACTGAAAAGACGGACCTTCCCACGCAATTCGGTTTGCGCCACCGGGCCGGTATTGGTGTAACTGAAGCTAATGACGCTACTGCTATAATAGTATCTGAAGAAACGGGAGAAATCTCTTATGCCAAACAGGGCCGCGTTAAAATGAACATCAGCTTTGCCGAGCTTGAGAAATTGCTGAATAAGGATTTTTGA
- a CDS encoding group II truncated hemoglobin, with protein sequence MAANHHAKIPTLYEWAGGMPVFVTLFDNFYDKVLADGILEPVFKHMSAAHRLHVAHFVAEVLGGPKVYSESEGSHFLMIKKHLKKHLTETHRKRWMELLLETADELALPPDPEFRSAFLAYLEWGTRIAVINSNTDEVTEDPDVPMPRWGWGVPGGPFQG encoded by the coding sequence ATGGCAGCAAACCATCACGCAAAAATCCCAACGCTTTATGAATGGGCTGGCGGAATGCCTGTATTTGTAACCCTTTTCGATAATTTTTATGATAAAGTTTTAGCGGACGGGATCCTGGAGCCGGTTTTTAAACATATGTCTGCAGCGCACCGGTTACACGTGGCGCATTTTGTTGCTGAAGTGCTTGGCGGTCCAAAAGTTTATAGTGAATCAGAGGGCAGCCATTTTTTGATGATAAAAAAGCATCTTAAAAAACACCTTACCGAAACCCACCGCAAACGCTGGATGGAATTGCTGCTGGAAACTGCCGACGAACTGGCGCTACCGCCGGACCCGGAGTTTCGCTCTGCGTTTTTAGCCTACCTGGAATGGGGAACCCGGATAGCAGTGATTAACTCAAACACGGATGAAGTAACCGAAGATCCCGATGTGCCAATGCCCAGGTGGGGCTGGGGCGTGCCCGGGGGGCCATTTCAGGGATAG
- a CDS encoding TerC/Alx family metal homeostasis membrane protein has translation MSSELIFISGFIVFILIMLALDLGLFATPEKPVSLKRAGIMSAVWVILALGFYVLILNWGHLLHHINSLAVLQKVNAAHFHKLKLNPNDFAGSLQLYRNALGLEFITGYVVEYALSVDNIFVIVLIFTAFSVSPRHYHKVLFWGIAGAVVMRFAFIFLGSTLIEHFHWILYLFGAFLVYTGVSMFINRNKDENIDPENHKVVKLASRYFSVHPQFEGDRFFVNINGKKMMTPLFLVLLIIELTDLVFAVDSIPAIFSITKDPYIVFFSNIFAILGLRSMFFLLVNIIDKFHYLKVGLAALLAFIGLKMLLAEYAELVGLNTARSLLIILAILLISVAASLLFPKNKEEIKRG, from the coding sequence ATGAGCAGCGAACTGATCTTTATATCAGGTTTTATCGTTTTCATTTTAATAATGCTCGCCCTTGATTTGGGCCTTTTTGCCACTCCCGAAAAACCTGTTAGCCTTAAGCGGGCCGGCATAATGAGCGCTGTATGGGTGATTTTAGCGCTTGGGTTTTATGTGCTGATATTAAACTGGGGGCACTTGCTTCACCATATCAATAGTTTGGCCGTTCTGCAGAAAGTTAATGCCGCTCATTTTCATAAACTTAAGCTTAATCCTAATGATTTTGCCGGCAGCCTGCAACTTTATCGAAATGCCCTCGGGTTAGAGTTTATTACCGGTTATGTTGTTGAATATGCTTTATCAGTAGATAATATATTTGTTATCGTACTGATTTTTACAGCTTTTAGTGTTAGCCCCAGGCATTATCATAAAGTGCTTTTTTGGGGTATTGCCGGTGCCGTTGTAATGCGGTTTGCTTTTATTTTCCTGGGTTCAACACTTATTGAACATTTCCATTGGATCCTTTACCTTTTCGGTGCGTTTTTGGTTTATACAGGCGTAAGCATGTTCATTAACCGCAACAAAGACGAAAACATTGACCCTGAGAATCACAAGGTGGTTAAACTGGCATCCCGGTATTTTTCGGTGCATCCCCAATTTGAAGGCGACAGGTTTTTTGTAAATATAAATGGCAAAAAAATGATGACGCCGCTTTTCCTGGTTTTGCTCATTATTGAGCTTACCGACCTGGTGTTTGCTGTAGATTCCATCCCCGCTATATTTTCGATCACCAAAGATCCTTATATCGTCTTCTTCTCTAATATATTTGCCATACTGGGTTTGCGCTCCATGTTCTTTTTGTTGGTTAATATTATTGACAAGTTCCATTATCTGAAGGTAGGGCTTGCGGCCTTGCTGGCATTTATCGGTCTTAAAATGCTGTTGGCTGAATATGCTGAACTAGTCGGCCTCAACACCGCGCGGTCGCTGCTGATAATTTTAGCTATCCTGTTAATAAGTGTGGCCGCCTCGTTGTTGTTCCCAAAGAACAAAGAGGAAATAAAAAGAGGCTAG
- a CDS encoding polyprenyl synthetase family protein, with protein MLSINEIKKPIAADIDVFEGKFKASMQSSVPLLDRITHYIVKRKGKQIRPMFVFFSASICGGINESTHRGAALVELLHTATLIHDDVVDNSYQRRSFFSINALWKNKIAVLVGDFLLSKGLLLSMKNDDYRFLKIVSTAMEQMIEGELLQVEKVRRMDIEEKVYYEVIRQKTASLIASCCECGAASAGAADEIIEKMRLFGEKIGIAFQIKDDMFDFGTDDVGKPLGIDIKEKKVTLPLIYALNNSKPDVKKKMINLVKNHNDDPAKIAQIISFVKETGGLQYAETQMKKYQDEAFEILNTFPAGEARTGLEQLVRFTTERNK; from the coding sequence ATGCTGAGCATCAACGAGATTAAAAAACCTATTGCGGCGGATATAGATGTTTTTGAGGGGAAATTTAAAGCTTCTATGCAAAGCTCGGTTCCTCTGCTTGATCGTATCACCCACTATATCGTTAAGCGTAAGGGAAAGCAAATCAGGCCCATGTTTGTATTTTTTTCGGCCAGCATTTGCGGGGGCATCAATGAGTCAACGCATCGCGGTGCCGCGCTTGTTGAACTGTTGCATACCGCCACACTGATTCATGACGACGTGGTTGATAACTCCTATCAGCGCCGCAGTTTTTTCTCTATCAACGCTTTATGGAAAAATAAAATTGCCGTTTTGGTTGGCGATTTCCTGCTGTCGAAAGGCTTGCTGCTCTCCATGAAGAATGATGACTACAGGTTCCTTAAAATAGTATCTACAGCAATGGAGCAGATGATTGAAGGCGAATTGCTGCAGGTGGAAAAAGTGCGCCGGATGGATATTGAAGAAAAGGTTTATTACGAAGTGATCAGGCAGAAAACGGCCAGCTTGATAGCCAGTTGCTGCGAATGCGGGGCCGCGTCAGCCGGGGCCGCTGATGAAATAATCGAAAAAATGCGCCTGTTTGGCGAAAAGATAGGCATCGCCTTCCAGATAAAGGATGATATGTTTGATTTTGGCACCGATGATGTAGGCAAGCCGCTAGGTATTGATATCAAAGAAAAGAAGGTTACGCTACCGCTCATCTACGCACTTAACAACAGCAAGCCTGATGTTAAAAAGAAAATGATCAACCTGGTTAAAAACCACAATGATGATCCCGCAAAAATTGCGCAGATCATCAGCTTTGTAAAAGAAACCGGCGGACTGCAGTATGCAGAAACCCAGATGAAGAAATATCAGGACGAAGCCTTTGAAATATTAAATACCTTCCCGGCGGGCGAGGCCCGTACCGGGCTGGAACAACTGGTACGCTTTACCACCGAACGCAATAAATAA
- a CDS encoding VOC family protein produces the protein MNFKINHIQHIGIPVTDLNRSETFYKKLGFENVMASGFDHNGGRGKMAMMQKGEMIIEIYQLPDTVLDEIRNRADGHIDHVAFDVDDIDLAFSELKNASFLIIEDAPVFLPFWKNGCKYFNISGPDGERLEFNQIL, from the coding sequence ATGAATTTTAAAATCAACCATATCCAGCATATCGGAATCCCCGTAACTGATTTAAACAGATCAGAAACATTTTATAAGAAACTGGGATTTGAAAACGTAATGGCATCCGGGTTTGATCACAATGGAGGCAGGGGTAAAATGGCAATGATGCAAAAAGGCGAAATGATCATTGAAATTTATCAGTTGCCGGATACAGTGCTTGACGAAATAAGAAACCGTGCAGATGGCCATATAGACCATGTTGCTTTTGATGTGGATGATATTGATCTGGCATTTAGCGAATTGAAAAACGCCTCTTTCCTCATTATTGAAGATGCACCGGTTTTTCTTCCCTTTTGGAAAAACGGATGTAAATACTTTAATATTTCAGGCCCCGACGGTGAGCGGCTGGAGTTTAACCAGATCTTATAA
- a CDS encoding glycoside hydrolase family 76 protein: protein MRNFFYTLFFILGLAFIGCTKPYHLPAPQSLKPVPVVQSANFTLKDADTAYTAFNSYFYNPTARLYYNATDKSGIGAIWTQAIYWDLAMDVYERTKSPSQLTMVNDMYAGGANQYDNYNWNNQTTWFIYDDMMWWVTALARANQLTGNTAYLQNAVAGFNHVWAGSYDSVDGGMFWDFQHSGKNACINYPTVIAAVRLYQITKDTSYLAKAKSIYAWSKANLFNATSGEVADHKIGNNPPGYQDYTYNQGTAIGAGVMLYQVTNDATYLADAKLAADYTQNKMCVNGILPAEGDFNEQGVLKAIFAQYLMMLINDGGQKQYLAWIQKNVNSGWANRDKARNLTYRNYAVACPTGIIQSYEASSVVTLMQICPPSQ from the coding sequence ATGAGAAATTTTTTTTACACTTTATTTTTTATTTTAGGTTTGGCCTTCATAGGCTGTACCAAACCTTATCACTTACCGGCGCCACAATCATTAAAGCCGGTGCCGGTGGTTCAATCAGCAAATTTCACACTTAAGGATGCTGATACCGCATACACCGCTTTCAATAGCTATTTCTACAACCCAACAGCCAGGTTATATTACAATGCCACCGACAAGAGCGGAATTGGTGCAATATGGACCCAGGCCATTTACTGGGATTTAGCCATGGATGTTTACGAACGTACAAAAAGCCCGTCCCAGTTAACAATGGTAAACGATATGTATGCGGGAGGGGCAAACCAGTATGATAATTATAACTGGAACAATCAAACTACCTGGTTTATTTACGACGATATGATGTGGTGGGTAACAGCGTTAGCAAGAGCGAACCAACTTACCGGGAATACAGCTTATCTGCAAAACGCTGTTGCGGGCTTTAACCATGTTTGGGCCGGCTCCTATGATTCCGTTGATGGTGGGATGTTTTGGGATTTTCAACACAGCGGTAAAAATGCATGCATTAATTATCCTACTGTTATTGCAGCGGTACGCCTGTACCAAATTACTAAGGATACGAGTTATCTTGCTAAAGCAAAATCAATTTATGCATGGTCAAAAGCAAATTTGTTTAATGCAACCAGCGGCGAAGTGGCCGATCATAAAATAGGCAATAATCCTCCGGGCTACCAGGATTATACTTATAATCAGGGTACAGCTATCGGCGCCGGTGTGATGCTTTATCAGGTAACAAACGACGCCACCTACCTGGCTGATGCCAAATTGGCCGCCGACTATACCCAAAACAAGATGTGCGTTAATGGGATATTGCCCGCCGAAGGCGATTTTAATGAACAGGGCGTGCTGAAAGCTATATTTGCACAATACCTAATGATGCTGATTAATGACGGCGGACAAAAGCAATATTTGGCCTGGATCCAAAAAAATGTTAATTCAGGCTGGGCAAATCGTGATAAGGCCCGCAATTTAACTTACCGCAACTACGCGGTAGCCTGCCCAACTGGTATCATACAATCCTACGAAGCGAGTAGTGTTGTAACGTTAATGCAGATTTGCCCGCCATCGCAATAA